A stretch of the Polyangiaceae bacterium genome encodes the following:
- a CDS encoding peptidoglycan DD-metalloendopeptidase family protein gives MPLSLRFGTLSPLSILLAAATFACAPDRPAEPPAAARVCPAPPACPEPKAPAIAALAGVDAVSAKVVEHFNAGDAKALFASFDPRMREAIPEDKAKSVREQLFAAKGKILGVEKLQQGSSERTGLYRARAERGEWHLSVTIDSEGRIAGLFFKEPPAPAPPVAKSAAALGLPFAGQWLVAWGGDRVELNQHVDHPSQRRAADLLVADNAGKTHRGDGKKNEDYFAYGKEILAVADGVVHTVIDGVPENAPGEMNRYVAPGNEVILKHAEGSFSLYAHLIPGKIRVKVGQKVKRGAVLGSCGNSGNSSEPHLHFQLQDGPLFEKSWGIEPIFQDVPVTRDGKSEVMKEYTWLKGDRVGKAK, from the coding sequence GTGCCACTCAGCCTGAGATTCGGGACTCTGTCTCCGCTGTCGATCCTGCTCGCCGCCGCGACCTTCGCCTGCGCGCCCGACAGACCCGCCGAACCGCCGGCGGCGGCGCGGGTCTGCCCGGCCCCGCCCGCTTGCCCGGAGCCGAAGGCCCCGGCGATCGCCGCGCTCGCCGGGGTCGATGCCGTCAGCGCCAAGGTGGTGGAGCACTTCAACGCGGGCGACGCCAAGGCGCTGTTCGCGTCGTTCGACCCACGGATGCGCGAGGCCATCCCCGAGGACAAGGCCAAGTCGGTCCGCGAGCAGCTCTTCGCGGCCAAGGGCAAGATCCTCGGTGTCGAGAAGCTCCAACAGGGCAGCTCGGAGCGCACCGGGTTGTATCGCGCTCGCGCCGAGCGCGGAGAGTGGCACCTCAGCGTCACGATCGACAGCGAAGGACGCATCGCAGGCCTGTTCTTCAAGGAGCCGCCAGCTCCGGCCCCGCCCGTGGCGAAGAGCGCCGCGGCGCTCGGCCTGCCGTTCGCGGGGCAGTGGCTGGTGGCCTGGGGCGGCGACCGCGTGGAGCTCAACCAGCACGTCGATCACCCGAGCCAGCGCCGCGCGGCCGACCTGCTCGTCGCCGACAACGCCGGCAAGACCCACCGCGGCGACGGCAAGAAGAACGAAGACTACTTCGCCTACGGCAAGGAGATCCTCGCCGTCGCCGACGGCGTGGTGCACACCGTCATCGACGGCGTGCCCGAGAACGCACCCGGCGAGATGAACCGCTACGTCGCCCCCGGCAACGAGGTGATCCTGAAGCACGCAGAAGGGTCGTTCTCGCTCTACGCGCACCTGATCCCCGGCAAGATCCGGGTCAAGGTCGGCCAGAAGGTGAAGCGCGGCGCGGTGCTGGGCTCGTGCGGGAACTCCGGCAACTCCAGCGAGCCGCACCTGCACTTCCAGCTCCAGGACGGCCCGCTGTTCGAGAAGAGCTGGGGCATCGAGCCGATCTTCCAGGACGTACCGGTCACTCGCGACGGCAAGAGCGAGGTGATGAAGGAGTACACATGGCTCAAGGGCGATCGGGTCGGCAAGGCGAAGTAG
- a CDS encoding amidohydrolase family protein → MRRAIFLPIALLGFVVLPSCGSDGSSGGGGGTGGGGNFGNVGNTGGGGTGGNGGTGGLAGSAGLAGSGGVAGGTGGVAGAAGGGGAPSGGGTGGGGTGGSGNVGGDATIIPGATNRFLLIGTVVTPDTTYDGQVLVESDTITCAAPGTTCAGQSGATGATVIDTNGIIAPGLIDTHNHILFDIFDNDDWVPQIPANCSSAANCATGYCSGGKCDCVDNVCRYKNHNQWPAEAEYGLMLDYKQCLEDASQGKPIWCPQTYDGTGALDCEMDKWGELKGMIAGTTSIVGLPGTSSACFASLSRSIDVTQNDLPGDKIQTSAIFPPSASSANGVCANFTSGATDAYLIHVGEGVDSVALNEFSTLNTVTDPDGCLLAPKTTITHGTAFTATQFQTMASAGMKLTWSPASNVALYGKTTDIPAAMAAGVTVALGPDWSMGGSQNMLDELRFADNWDNTRWGDKITTKQIVQMATKNGASALGLSAVLGSIAPNLKADLFVVGGDVTKPYDAIVAARPKDVRLVMVGGVPLFGDDQLKAAGPANPGCETQDICGRSKFLCVAEPSSASKLNQTYAQIKTALDNALVDLDNIAELPASSCSQACSASQGCFKRTSVAQVAASACTPACGAGQACFQTSTSAVGCLSVNACAPKKTKTFTPVAPVVKCN, encoded by the coding sequence ATGCGGCGCGCCATTTTCCTCCCGATCGCCTTGCTCGGTTTCGTGGTCTTGCCGAGCTGTGGCAGCGACGGCTCGTCCGGTGGCGGAGGCGGCACCGGCGGCGGCGGCAACTTCGGCAACGTCGGCAACACCGGCGGGGGTGGCACAGGAGGCAACGGCGGTACGGGCGGTCTCGCCGGCAGCGCCGGGCTGGCAGGTAGCGGCGGCGTCGCGGGCGGCACGGGTGGAGTTGCTGGCGCGGCGGGCGGTGGCGGGGCGCCGAGCGGCGGTGGGACCGGCGGCGGTGGAACGGGCGGTAGCGGCAACGTCGGGGGCGACGCCACGATCATCCCCGGCGCCACGAACCGCTTCCTCTTGATCGGGACGGTGGTCACCCCCGACACGACCTACGACGGCCAGGTGCTGGTCGAGAGCGACACCATCACCTGCGCGGCGCCGGGCACGACGTGCGCGGGCCAGAGCGGCGCGACGGGCGCGACGGTCATCGACACCAACGGCATCATCGCCCCAGGTCTGATCGACACGCACAACCACATCCTCTTCGACATCTTCGACAACGACGATTGGGTGCCGCAGATCCCCGCGAACTGCTCCAGCGCGGCCAACTGCGCCACGGGTTACTGCTCCGGGGGGAAGTGCGACTGCGTCGACAACGTGTGTCGCTACAAGAACCACAACCAGTGGCCCGCCGAAGCCGAGTACGGCCTGATGCTCGACTACAAGCAGTGCCTGGAGGACGCCTCGCAGGGCAAACCCATCTGGTGCCCTCAGACCTACGATGGCACCGGAGCCCTCGACTGCGAGATGGACAAGTGGGGAGAGCTGAAGGGGATGATCGCCGGGACCACGTCGATCGTGGGCCTGCCTGGCACCTCGAGCGCCTGCTTCGCGTCGCTGTCCCGGTCAATCGACGTCACTCAGAACGACCTCCCGGGCGACAAGATCCAGACCAGCGCGATCTTCCCGCCGTCCGCGTCCAGCGCCAACGGCGTCTGCGCCAACTTCACCAGCGGCGCCACGGACGCGTACCTGATCCACGTCGGAGAGGGCGTGGACAGCGTCGCGTTGAACGAGTTTTCGACGCTGAACACGGTCACCGATCCGGACGGCTGCCTGCTGGCGCCGAAGACCACCATCACCCACGGCACGGCGTTCACCGCCACCCAGTTCCAGACCATGGCCTCGGCTGGGATGAAGCTCACCTGGTCGCCCGCCTCCAACGTCGCGCTCTACGGTAAGACGACGGACATCCCGGCCGCGATGGCCGCCGGCGTCACCGTCGCGCTGGGGCCCGATTGGTCGATGGGAGGCAGCCAGAACATGCTCGACGAGCTGCGCTTCGCCGACAACTGGGACAACACGCGCTGGGGCGACAAGATCACCACCAAGCAGATCGTGCAGATGGCCACCAAGAACGGCGCGTCTGCGCTGGGCCTCAGCGCCGTGCTCGGCAGCATCGCGCCGAACCTGAAGGCGGACCTGTTCGTCGTGGGCGGAGACGTCACCAAGCCCTACGACGCGATCGTGGCCGCGCGGCCCAAGGACGTGCGGCTGGTGATGGTGGGCGGCGTGCCGCTCTTCGGTGACGACCAGCTCAAGGCGGCCGGCCCTGCCAATCCCGGCTGCGAGACCCAGGACATCTGTGGTCGCTCGAAGTTCCTGTGTGTGGCGGAGCCCAGCAGCGCGAGCAAGCTGAACCAGACCTACGCCCAGATCAAGACGGCGCTCGACAACGCGCTCGTGGATCTCGACAATATCGCCGAGCTTCCTGCGAGCAGCTGCTCGCAGGCGTGCAGCGCGAGCCAGGGCTGCTTCAAGCGCACGTCCGTGGCCCAGGTGGCGGCCAGCGCGTGCACCCCGGCGTGCGGCGCGGGCCAGGCTTGTTTCCAGACCAGCACCTCGGCCGTCGGCTGTCTGAGCGTGAACGCTTGCGCGCCGAAGAAGACGAAGACCTTCACGCCGGTCGCCCCGGTCGTGAAGTGTAACTAG
- a CDS encoding serine/threonine protein kinase, with protein MGTVLRERWTIDALIGVGAMAAVYKATHRNGNEVAVKVLHAEVSNDQGIKKRFQREGYVANRVKHRGAVTVFDDDTTESGCPFLVMELLHGENVEARRERLGGFVPLPEVLGIADQVLDVLAAAHEQGIIHRDVKPENLFLTSEGVVKVLDFGIARLQSAQQNTSLTMVGAMLGTPGFLAPEQARGMTQAIDHQTDLWGVGATLFTLLCGQHVQQAKTADESMVLAATTPARSLGSVLPDLDPDVVVLVDKALAWDKRERFADARSMQHELRRVAARVLGGNAASPKLDLELSGALSSPIVPSEPEPPTRVIRLSEDSSPELDARRAVPVSEEPATRRQPAAAAERPTRPPQPGLPPPTLAVLAGVAALLALVLGVVVLAAVIVGVTLRTKGSAPAPSATATR; from the coding sequence GTGGGGACGGTGCTCCGGGAGCGCTGGACCATCGACGCCTTGATCGGGGTCGGGGCGATGGCCGCCGTCTACAAGGCCACCCACCGCAACGGCAACGAGGTCGCCGTCAAGGTGCTGCACGCCGAGGTCTCCAACGACCAGGGCATCAAGAAGCGCTTCCAGCGCGAGGGTTACGTCGCCAACCGGGTCAAACACCGCGGCGCGGTCACCGTCTTCGACGACGACACGACCGAGAGCGGCTGCCCCTTCCTGGTCATGGAGCTCCTGCACGGAGAGAACGTCGAGGCGCGCCGCGAGCGGCTGGGCGGGTTCGTCCCGCTGCCGGAGGTCTTGGGGATCGCCGATCAGGTGCTCGACGTTCTGGCCGCTGCGCACGAGCAAGGCATCATCCACCGCGACGTGAAGCCGGAGAACTTGTTCCTCACCTCCGAAGGCGTGGTCAAGGTCCTGGACTTCGGCATCGCCCGCCTCCAGTCGGCGCAGCAGAACACCAGCCTGACCATGGTGGGTGCGATGCTGGGCACGCCCGGCTTCCTCGCTCCAGAGCAGGCGCGCGGGATGACGCAGGCCATCGATCACCAGACCGACCTTTGGGGCGTCGGAGCCACGCTGTTCACTTTGCTCTGCGGCCAGCACGTGCAGCAGGCCAAGACAGCTGACGAGTCGATGGTGCTGGCGGCGACGACACCCGCGCGCTCGCTCGGGAGCGTCTTGCCGGATCTGGATCCCGACGTGGTGGTGCTGGTGGACAAGGCGCTGGCGTGGGACAAGCGCGAGCGCTTCGCGGACGCGAGGAGCATGCAGCACGAGCTGCGCCGAGTCGCCGCGCGAGTCCTGGGCGGGAACGCGGCGAGCCCCAAGCTCGACCTCGAGCTCTCCGGTGCGCTGTCGAGCCCCATCGTGCCCTCCGAGCCGGAGCCACCGACGCGGGTCATCCGCCTCTCCGAGGACTCGAGCCCGGAGCTCGACGCCCGTCGGGCCGTGCCGGTGTCCGAGGAGCCCGCCACGCGCCGTCAGCCGGCGGCCGCCGCCGAGCGTCCGACCCGGCCGCCGCAGCCCGGGCTGCCGCCGCCCACCCTCGCGGTGCTCGCGGGTGTCGCAGCGCTGCTGGCGCTCGTGCTCGGCGTGGTGGTGCTCGCCGCGGTGATCGTCGGCGTGACGTTGAGAACCAAGGGATCCGCACCGGCGCCGAGCGCCACGGCGACGCGCTGA
- a CDS encoding class II aldolase/adducin family protein, with amino-acid sequence MFRQPETALRRALLSFARLTYERHLLVGLDGNLSVKLGDAAVLCTRAGCHKGMLADDDLVVIDRTGRKLRGRGEPTSEMAMHLACYDARPDVEAVVHAHPPTCVAFTVAGVSMAQCVLPEVVLTIGSIPTLEYQRTGTEALARLVGDAVHSHDAVMMDRHGAVCVGRDLLEAFCRLETMEHTAKVLLAARQLGQVRELPAHEAASLRALGLARYGGPPSALPGHCQSCSGCGRPSAEGLAKAAGFSVARITGGGSA; translated from the coding sequence ATGTTCCGCCAGCCCGAAACCGCGCTGCGCCGCGCGCTCCTCAGCTTCGCGCGGCTCACCTACGAGCGGCACCTGCTCGTGGGGCTCGACGGCAACCTGAGCGTGAAGCTCGGGGACGCTGCCGTGCTCTGCACCCGAGCCGGCTGTCACAAGGGCATGCTGGCGGACGACGACCTGGTGGTCATCGACCGCACCGGGCGCAAGCTGCGAGGGCGCGGCGAGCCGACCAGCGAGATGGCGATGCACCTGGCGTGCTACGACGCGCGGCCGGACGTGGAGGCGGTGGTCCACGCCCATCCGCCCACTTGCGTCGCGTTCACCGTGGCAGGCGTCTCCATGGCGCAGTGCGTGTTGCCCGAGGTGGTGCTGACCATCGGCAGCATCCCCACTCTGGAGTACCAGCGCACCGGCACCGAGGCGCTGGCGCGGCTCGTCGGCGACGCGGTTCACTCCCACGACGCGGTGATGATGGACCGCCACGGCGCGGTGTGCGTCGGGCGCGATCTGCTCGAGGCCTTCTGCCGGCTCGAGACCATGGAGCACACCGCCAAGGTGCTGCTCGCGGCGCGCCAGCTCGGGCAGGTGCGCGAGCTGCCGGCGCACGAAGCCGCGAGCCTGCGCGCGCTGGGCCTCGCGCGCTACGGCGGTCCGCCCAGCGCCTTGCCGGGCCACTGCCAGAGCTGCTCCGGTTGTGGCCGGCCTTCGGCGGAGGGGCTGGCGAAGGCCGCGGGCTTCAGCGTGGCGCGCATCACCGGCGGCGGTAGCGCCTAG